A genomic window from Corallococcus exiguus includes:
- a CDS encoding aldo/keto reductase — METRKLGRQGLTVSALGLGCMGMSEFYAGRDDAESEATLLHALDRGITFFDTADAYGPGRNEELVGRVLGPHRQKIILATKFGLVRDPANPQSRGVNGRPDYVKQACDASLKRLGMDVIDLYYLHRVDPKTPIEDTVGAMAELVKAGKVRFLGLSEVNSETLRRACAVHPITALQSEYSLWSRDPEDGVLQTCRELGVGFLPYSPLGRGFLTGQFKRFEDLPEDDYRRHSPRFQGENFQRNLKLVEHIDRLASQKQCTPAQLALAWVLSRGEDVVPIPGTKRRKYLDDNLGALDVKLTQEDLAAIESIAPPGVAAGERYPTAMQGFLQTDARKEAR; from the coding sequence ATGGAGACTCGGAAGCTGGGCAGGCAGGGCCTCACCGTTTCCGCGCTGGGCCTGGGCTGCATGGGCATGTCGGAGTTCTACGCGGGCCGTGACGACGCGGAGTCGGAGGCCACGCTGCTCCATGCGCTGGACCGGGGCATCACCTTCTTCGACACGGCGGACGCCTACGGACCCGGCCGCAACGAGGAGCTGGTGGGCCGCGTGCTCGGCCCCCACCGCCAGAAAATCATCCTGGCCACGAAGTTCGGCCTGGTGCGTGACCCCGCGAATCCCCAGTCGCGCGGCGTCAACGGCCGGCCGGACTACGTGAAGCAGGCGTGCGACGCGAGCCTGAAGCGCCTGGGAATGGATGTCATCGACCTCTACTACCTGCACCGCGTGGACCCGAAGACGCCCATCGAGGACACCGTGGGCGCGATGGCTGAGCTGGTGAAGGCCGGCAAGGTGCGCTTCCTGGGGCTGTCGGAGGTGAACTCGGAGACGCTGCGCCGCGCGTGCGCCGTGCATCCCATCACCGCGCTCCAGTCGGAGTACTCGCTGTGGAGCCGGGATCCGGAGGACGGTGTCCTCCAGACATGCCGCGAGCTGGGCGTGGGCTTCCTCCCCTACAGCCCGCTGGGTCGCGGCTTCCTCACCGGCCAGTTCAAGCGCTTCGAGGACCTGCCGGAAGATGACTACCGCCGCCACTCGCCGCGCTTCCAGGGAGAGAACTTCCAGCGCAACCTCAAGCTGGTGGAGCACATCGACCGGCTCGCGAGCCAGAAGCAGTGCACGCCCGCGCAGCTCGCGCTCGCCTGGGTGCTGTCGCGCGGCGAGGACGTGGTCCCCATCCCCGGCACCAAGCGCCGCAAGTACCTGGACGACAACCTGGGCGCCCTGGACGTGAAGCTCACGCAGGAGGACCTGGCGGCCATCGAGTCCATCGCCCCGCCGGGCGTGGCCGCGGGCGAGCGCTACCCCACCGCCATGCAGGGGTTCCTCCAGACCGACGCACGGAAGGAGGCACGCTGA
- a CDS encoding MoxR family ATPase, translating into MANQDWVSRLLTGRASADKGLSVHLSERDGGSLHDKMRQAYWWITNNAVICPYYDIEFGGTAALKNTAGDEVHLPEDMSYSSFVLIPLLTLFTCRRALLVGGPGRGKTTSAILMALLSGMGREDVHRGIQRGHPQLSIADLLGAPLPSDMLKAEDLSAVKVSWRKWIGQRVKIIDEYNRIPTKTQSALLSLLGEGYAEMMDQYVYTGRSSWFLTANDDQGGGTFQVIEALKDRLDVVVRAVPFNSGFVDTLLQRIESDKSPEEMLPKDIVFTPGELENAYNSILAVEVPKGVLERVAFFLGQLDFCRMASPRFEFKHKDTLKLAGQTVSAVCNEQCPLDKKVHLCTQTENGTSVRAYQTILHFAKALAFFRGHRVTELEDFRQIIPWVLHEKLTPNARSPFFEAKGNKLLLQDRVAWIRNMFDMAMARYGTHAPVRQKVVALRAELDLGLSGVDLRTTEKRLSAVTVLMNDLMTRQELSGPVYEDLIHLKSLYSRYRNYATWLKENPGGQGKQP; encoded by the coding sequence ATGGCCAACCAGGATTGGGTCTCGCGCCTGCTCACCGGGCGTGCGTCGGCGGACAAGGGCCTCAGCGTCCATCTCTCCGAGCGCGACGGCGGCAGCCTCCACGACAAGATGCGGCAGGCGTATTGGTGGATCACCAACAACGCCGTCATCTGCCCCTACTACGACATCGAGTTCGGCGGCACCGCCGCCCTCAAGAACACCGCCGGGGACGAGGTCCACCTGCCGGAGGACATGAGCTACAGCTCCTTCGTCCTCATCCCGCTGCTCACCCTCTTCACCTGCCGCCGCGCCCTGCTCGTGGGCGGCCCGGGCCGAGGCAAGACGACGTCCGCCATCCTCATGGCCCTGCTCTCCGGAATGGGCCGCGAGGACGTCCACCGGGGCATCCAGCGCGGCCACCCGCAGCTGTCCATCGCGGACCTGCTCGGCGCACCCCTGCCCTCCGACATGCTCAAGGCGGAGGACCTGTCCGCCGTGAAGGTCAGCTGGCGCAAGTGGATTGGCCAGCGCGTGAAGATCATCGACGAGTACAACCGCATCCCCACGAAGACCCAGTCCGCCCTGCTGTCGCTGCTGGGCGAGGGCTACGCGGAGATGATGGACCAGTACGTCTACACCGGCCGCTCGTCCTGGTTCCTCACCGCCAACGACGACCAGGGCGGCGGCACCTTCCAGGTCATCGAAGCGCTCAAGGACCGCCTGGACGTCGTCGTGCGCGCCGTGCCCTTCAACTCCGGCTTCGTGGACACGCTGCTCCAGCGCATCGAGTCCGACAAGTCCCCGGAGGAGATGCTCCCCAAGGACATCGTCTTCACGCCCGGCGAGCTGGAGAATGCCTACAACTCCATCCTCGCCGTGGAGGTCCCCAAGGGCGTGCTGGAGCGCGTGGCCTTCTTCCTGGGCCAGCTGGACTTCTGCCGCATGGCGTCCCCGCGCTTCGAGTTCAAGCACAAGGACACGCTGAAGCTCGCCGGACAGACCGTGTCCGCCGTGTGCAACGAGCAGTGCCCCTTGGACAAGAAGGTGCACCTCTGCACGCAGACGGAGAACGGCACCAGCGTGCGCGCGTACCAGACCATCCTCCACTTCGCGAAGGCGCTCGCGTTCTTCCGGGGCCACCGCGTGACGGAGCTGGAGGACTTCCGGCAGATCATCCCCTGGGTGCTGCACGAGAAGCTCACCCCCAACGCGCGCAGCCCCTTCTTCGAGGCGAAGGGCAACAAGCTGCTGCTCCAGGACCGCGTGGCGTGGATCCGCAACATGTTCGACATGGCCATGGCCCGCTACGGCACGCACGCGCCCGTGCGCCAGAAGGTCGTCGCCCTGCGCGCGGAGCTGGACCTGGGCCTGTCCGGCGTGGACCTGCGCACCACGGAGAAGCGCCTGTCCGCAGTCACCGTGCTGATGAACGACCTGATGACCCGCCAGGAGTTGTCCGGTCCGGTGTACGAGGACCTCATCCACTTGAAATCCCTCTACAGCCGCTACCGCAACTACGCGACGTGGCTGAAGGAGAACCCGGGCGGTCAGGGGAAACAGCCATGA
- a CDS encoding type II toxin-antitoxin system death-on-curing family toxin, with product MSDAQPYDRFCGLTRLQELQAKGIAAHGGRVGVRDALGPGATLGAAWTAEEYGAPPEAVPGLLFAVYLLFYIATKQVFVDGNKRISWLAMCEALACMGLEVDATVDEAEALVMAISDNRIKDVEPVFLWVVEHLRELRVGS from the coding sequence ATGAGCGACGCGCAGCCGTATGACCGGTTCTGCGGCCTGACCCGGCTCCAGGAATTGCAGGCCAAGGGCATCGCCGCGCATGGTGGGAGGGTGGGGGTCCGAGATGCGCTGGGCCCTGGCGCGACCCTGGGAGCGGCCTGGACCGCGGAGGAGTACGGCGCCCCGCCGGAAGCGGTCCCGGGGCTGCTGTTCGCCGTCTACCTGCTCTTCTACATCGCGACGAAGCAGGTCTTCGTGGACGGGAACAAGCGCATCTCCTGGCTCGCCATGTGTGAGGCCCTGGCATGCATGGGCCTGGAGGTGGACGCCACGGTGGATGAAGCGGAGGCGCTGGTGATGGCCATCTCCGACAACCGCATCAAGGACGTCGAGCCGGTGTTCCTCTGGGTCGTCGAACATCTGCGCGAGCTTCGCGTTGGCTCTTGA
- a CDS encoding S8 family peptidase, translating into MAPPEQFESSKLRTLDVLLREGFDRTSLAKTVAALVGAEPWIIRPVPFEPTGRSFDLLPPGTVEPAQAWELAHRLQADPSVEDADPAFEAVYAEQTAVTDTAPTLLKAQPAEAGPGTLNENDCDWSPRFVKAGEAWQLTGGSSQGEGILIGHPDSGYLPSSELGPNFTPSLGWDFIDDDPTTENPGGGHGLGTASVMASPYSGPSADGPKLFVDGVAPKAEVIPLRVAKPTLFVPSPVLFNVGVDRLRDSIGFAIQRRVHVISISLGWLPNAGLHRIIQQAVRENIIVIAAAGNYTGPIVVWPGAYDEVVTMAACNASAQPWAFSAWGKAVDATGPGENVWVAQPADKVGQSSGTSYATATVAGIAALWLAHHGRDNLLAKYQGGPALAQVFRHVLRATCDSWPQSQLAWGAGLVNAKACLEAPLPDVTELESFTARALLHESSDTVASTFSGLPQADVLRGLATTLGVDEQKAARLDSEFGRELRFWALTHSPFRHALQEGAGRDRQALKAKAQVVLPPFSPSLRAAIR; encoded by the coding sequence ATGGCGCCGCCCGAGCAGTTCGAGTCCTCGAAGCTCCGCACTCTCGACGTCCTCCTTCGTGAGGGCTTCGACCGGACCTCCCTGGCGAAGACCGTGGCCGCGCTCGTCGGAGCGGAGCCGTGGATCATCCGCCCGGTGCCGTTCGAGCCCACCGGGCGCTCGTTCGACCTCCTCCCTCCTGGCACCGTCGAGCCGGCACAGGCGTGGGAGCTGGCGCACCGCCTCCAGGCGGACCCGAGCGTGGAGGATGCGGATCCAGCCTTCGAGGCGGTCTACGCGGAACAAACCGCCGTCACGGACACGGCGCCCACGCTCCTCAAGGCACAGCCGGCGGAGGCTGGCCCCGGGACGCTCAACGAGAACGATTGCGACTGGAGCCCGCGCTTCGTGAAGGCAGGCGAGGCGTGGCAGCTGACCGGCGGCTCGAGCCAGGGTGAGGGCATCCTCATCGGCCATCCGGACAGCGGATACCTGCCCAGCTCCGAGCTGGGACCGAACTTCACGCCGAGCCTGGGCTGGGACTTCATCGACGATGACCCCACGACGGAGAATCCCGGCGGAGGCCACGGGTTGGGCACCGCGAGCGTCATGGCGAGCCCCTACAGCGGCCCGAGCGCGGACGGACCGAAGCTGTTCGTGGATGGCGTCGCGCCGAAGGCCGAGGTCATCCCGCTGCGCGTCGCGAAGCCCACGCTCTTCGTCCCCTCGCCCGTGCTGTTCAACGTGGGCGTCGACCGGCTGCGTGATTCCATCGGGTTCGCCATCCAGCGGCGGGTCCATGTCATCAGCATCAGCCTCGGGTGGCTGCCCAACGCGGGGCTGCACCGGATCATCCAGCAGGCGGTGCGCGAGAACATCATCGTCATCGCCGCCGCGGGCAACTACACGGGCCCCATCGTCGTCTGGCCGGGCGCGTATGACGAAGTCGTCACGATGGCCGCGTGCAACGCGAGCGCGCAGCCCTGGGCCTTCTCCGCCTGGGGCAAGGCGGTCGACGCCACCGGTCCGGGCGAGAACGTCTGGGTGGCGCAGCCCGCCGACAAGGTCGGGCAGAGCAGCGGCACCTCGTATGCGACGGCCACCGTCGCGGGAATCGCCGCGCTCTGGTTGGCGCACCATGGCCGGGACAACCTGCTCGCGAAGTACCAGGGAGGACCCGCGCTCGCGCAGGTCTTCCGCCATGTGCTCCGCGCCACCTGTGACAGCTGGCCTCAGAGCCAGCTCGCGTGGGGCGCCGGCCTCGTCAACGCGAAGGCGTGCCTCGAAGCCCCGCTCCCGGACGTGACGGAGCTGGAGTCGTTCACCGCGAGGGCGCTCCTCCATGAGTCCTCGGACACCGTGGCATCGACCTTCAGCGGCCTCCCGCAGGCCGACGTCCTGAGAGGCCTTGCGACCACGCTCGGGGTCGATGAACAGAAGGCGGCGCGGCTCGACTCGGAATTCGGGCGTGAGCTGCGCTTCTGGGCGCTCACCCATTCCCCTTTCCGGCACGCGCTCCAGGAAGGCGCAGGCAGGGACCGTCAGGCGCTCAAGGCGAAGGCCCAGGTCGTCCTGCCCCCCTTCTCACCGAGCCTGCGGGCCGCGATCCGCTGA
- a CDS encoding AMP-binding protein, with protein MTLGVAPRARIRRDSHTQRPHLPWALDVAAGLARGTATVDEAAARAELEARLPAFREALLGSPYYVRVLRESGLHPGDLRRLEDLRHFPALDRATLARHWEDVPTLPAASDECVVVKSSGTTGDPVNVLRDRRDCLLMWAVLRFFTERTNTVPPQRPRVVLLDALPGGLEYSVRLPLFHDGALHRVSVLRDDAGARLRRVKASVVFSDPEGLRWLLAHPEVPSPQLVLTSAQHLPHALRDAWKQERGVPILNYYAATETGPLAWECLEDANRGRFHVLTPDVWLEPDGDEVVVTRLRPSVLPLLRYRPGDTGSVRRDACACGFHGWTLTGFGGRGACAFHTPSGRAVDAWSLAWVFKHHPLRAFRLTQVTRERFTLELSGAPADSVAALCERLTAALRNLGWTMPVVEALGAEGLAPAAKPLPFRCELTLPE; from the coding sequence GTGACGCTCGGGGTCGCGCCCAGGGCCCGCATCCGCCGCGACAGCCACACGCAGCGCCCGCACCTGCCGTGGGCGCTGGACGTGGCGGCGGGCCTGGCGCGCGGCACGGCCACGGTGGACGAAGCCGCCGCCCGCGCGGAGCTGGAAGCGCGCCTGCCGGCCTTCCGTGAAGCGCTCCTGGGTTCGCCCTACTACGTGCGCGTGCTGCGCGAGTCGGGCCTGCACCCGGGCGACCTGCGGCGTCTGGAGGACCTGCGGCACTTCCCCGCGCTGGACCGCGCCACGCTCGCGCGCCACTGGGAGGACGTCCCCACGCTGCCCGCCGCGTCCGACGAGTGCGTGGTGGTGAAGAGCTCCGGCACCACTGGCGACCCGGTGAACGTGCTGCGCGACCGGCGCGACTGCCTGCTCATGTGGGCCGTGCTGCGCTTCTTCACCGAGCGCACCAACACCGTGCCCCCGCAGCGTCCTCGCGTGGTGCTGCTGGATGCGCTGCCGGGCGGGCTGGAGTACTCGGTGCGCCTGCCGCTGTTCCACGACGGCGCCCTGCACCGCGTCTCCGTGCTGCGCGATGACGCGGGGGCGCGCCTGCGACGGGTGAAGGCCTCCGTCGTCTTCTCCGACCCGGAGGGGTTGCGCTGGCTGCTGGCCCATCCGGAGGTGCCGTCTCCCCAGCTGGTGCTCACCTCCGCGCAGCACCTGCCGCACGCGCTGCGCGACGCGTGGAAGCAGGAGCGCGGCGTGCCGATCCTCAACTACTACGCCGCCACGGAGACGGGGCCGCTCGCGTGGGAGTGCCTGGAGGACGCGAACCGGGGACGCTTCCACGTGCTCACGCCGGACGTCTGGCTGGAGCCGGACGGGGACGAGGTGGTGGTGACGCGGCTGCGCCCCAGCGTGCTGCCGCTGTTGCGCTACCGGCCCGGGGACACCGGCTCCGTGCGGCGCGACGCCTGCGCCTGCGGCTTCCACGGCTGGACGCTGACGGGCTTTGGCGGACGCGGAGCCTGCGCATTCCACACGCCTTCCGGCCGCGCGGTGGACGCCTGGTCGCTGGCGTGGGTGTTCAAGCACCACCCGCTGCGCGCGTTCCGGCTGACGCAGGTGACCCGGGAGCGCTTCACGCTGGAGCTTTCAGGCGCGCCCGCGGACAGCGTGGCGGCGTTGTGCGAGCGGCTCACCGCGGCGCTACGCAACCTGGGCTGGACGATGCCGGTGGTGGAGGCGCTGGGGGCGGAAGGGCTGGCACCGGCCGCCAAGCCGCTCCCCTTCCGTTGTGAGCTGACGCTTCCGGAGTAA
- a CDS encoding sensor histidine kinase, whose translation MTAPAPSAPPHPPVPPSSPSPRAPDSFQKEEGSALLSYGLAMASVVVAFLAQRLLWPYMSSAPFLAFFAAVAFAGWRGGWGPGLVATALSLVTVDYFFLSPLGDWVTHPGNLIALAFFLALSLFVTLLNVRLRRANAERADLLERERASRAAAEYERARLHELFMRAPAHLVIFRGPQHVFELSNPLNSAMLGNPPRLLGLPAREVGPPEEAERVARILDHVYATGEAFEGREVSLKLPQPDGTLREFIFDVTYTPTHDTHGQVDGIAGFGFDVTDVVRARSRAERLARELSHNEEHLRLLAGASSFLATSLDYKATLRNVVRLAVPTLADWCLIDSALEDGTFQRMEVEHAATEPESLAEPLRSRTTYVSGLPKLAGTEPRHHGQPFFIENFTDDLLPQITSDPERIALLQELRVRSLVVVPLVAGERSLGLLSFVTTHRSGRSYTAADLPFLQELANRAALSMENARLYREAREAVRLRDEFLSIASHELKTPLTPLNLKLQALRREMERHPGPVSRELVERYLDVGSRQMKKLAELVNDLLDVSRIAAGRLTLECMPMDLAELVRDVVAAYEGPAARSGSVLQLESVDTVTMGMWDRPRLEQVVVNLVDNAIKYGQGRPIQVRLETRDGKAALTVRDQGIGISEESLPRLFGRFERAVSDRHYGGLGLGLYITRTLVEAMGGTVRVESRLGQGSVFTVELPLLPALSPDAGAPAP comes from the coding sequence ATGACCGCGCCCGCTCCGTCCGCCCCGCCGCATCCGCCGGTGCCCCCCTCCTCTCCGTCTCCGCGCGCGCCGGATTCGTTCCAGAAGGAAGAGGGCTCCGCGCTGCTGAGCTACGGGCTGGCGATGGCGAGCGTCGTGGTGGCGTTCCTCGCCCAGCGGCTGCTGTGGCCCTACATGTCCAGCGCCCCGTTCCTGGCCTTCTTCGCCGCCGTCGCGTTCGCGGGCTGGCGGGGAGGCTGGGGGCCGGGGCTGGTGGCGACGGCGCTCTCGCTGGTGACGGTGGACTACTTCTTCCTGTCACCGCTGGGGGACTGGGTCACCCACCCCGGCAACCTCATCGCGCTGGCCTTCTTCCTGGCGCTCTCACTGTTCGTGACGCTGCTCAACGTGCGCCTGCGCCGCGCCAACGCGGAGCGCGCGGACCTGCTGGAGCGAGAGCGCGCCTCCCGTGCCGCCGCCGAGTACGAACGCGCGCGCCTGCACGAGCTGTTCATGCGCGCGCCCGCGCACCTGGTCATCTTCCGCGGGCCCCAACACGTCTTCGAGCTGTCCAACCCCCTCAACTCCGCGATGCTGGGCAACCCGCCACGGCTGTTGGGCCTGCCCGCGCGCGAGGTGGGGCCCCCGGAGGAAGCCGAGCGCGTGGCCCGGATCCTCGACCACGTCTACGCGACGGGTGAAGCCTTCGAGGGCCGGGAGGTGTCCCTCAAGCTGCCACAGCCGGATGGCACCCTCCGGGAGTTCATCTTCGACGTCACGTACACGCCCACGCACGACACGCACGGGCAGGTGGACGGCATCGCGGGCTTCGGCTTCGACGTGACGGACGTGGTGCGCGCCCGCTCCCGGGCGGAGCGGCTGGCGCGCGAGCTGTCACACAACGAGGAGCACCTGCGGCTGCTGGCGGGGGCCAGCTCCTTCCTGGCCACGTCGCTGGACTACAAGGCCACGCTGCGCAACGTGGTGCGCCTGGCGGTCCCCACACTGGCGGACTGGTGCCTCATCGACAGCGCGCTGGAGGACGGCACCTTCCAGCGCATGGAGGTGGAGCACGCGGCCACGGAGCCGGAGTCGCTCGCGGAGCCGCTGCGGTCGCGCACGACGTACGTGTCGGGCCTCCCCAAGCTGGCCGGCACCGAGCCGCGTCATCACGGGCAGCCCTTCTTCATCGAGAACTTCACCGACGACCTCCTCCCGCAGATCACGAGTGATCCGGAGCGCATCGCGCTGCTCCAGGAGCTGCGCGTCCGCTCGCTGGTGGTGGTGCCGCTGGTGGCCGGGGAGCGCTCACTGGGGTTGCTCAGCTTCGTCACCACGCACCGCTCCGGCCGGAGCTATACGGCCGCGGACCTGCCCTTCCTCCAGGAGCTGGCCAACCGCGCCGCGCTCTCCATGGAGAACGCGAGGCTGTACCGCGAGGCGCGCGAGGCGGTGCGCCTGCGCGACGAGTTCCTGTCCATCGCGAGCCACGAGCTGAAGACACCGCTCACGCCGCTCAACCTCAAGCTCCAGGCGCTGCGCCGCGAAATGGAGCGCCACCCGGGTCCGGTGTCGCGCGAGCTGGTGGAGCGCTACCTGGACGTGGGCTCGCGGCAGATGAAGAAGCTGGCGGAGCTGGTGAACGACCTGTTGGACGTGTCGCGCATCGCGGCAGGACGGCTGACGCTGGAGTGCATGCCCATGGACCTGGCGGAGCTGGTGCGCGACGTGGTGGCCGCCTACGAGGGTCCCGCCGCGCGCTCCGGCTCCGTGCTCCAGCTGGAGTCCGTGGACACCGTGACGATGGGGATGTGGGACCGGCCGCGCCTGGAGCAGGTGGTGGTGAACCTGGTGGACAACGCCATCAAGTACGGCCAGGGGCGCCCCATCCAGGTCCGCCTGGAGACGCGCGACGGCAAGGCGGCGCTGACGGTGCGGGACCAGGGCATCGGCATCTCGGAGGAGTCCCTGCCGCGCCTCTTCGGCCGCTTCGAGCGAGCGGTGAGCGACCGGCACTACGGCGGCCTGGGCCTGGGCCTCTACATCACCCGCACGCTGGTGGAGGCCATGGGCGGCACGGTGCGAGTGGAGAGCCGCCTGGGTCAGGGCTCCGTCTTCACGGTGGAGCTGCCCCTGCTGCCCGCATTGTCGCCGGACGCGGGAGCGCCGGCGCCCTGA
- a CDS encoding radical SAM protein: MRYELHDSRVLTWSLETHVTTHCNLRCAQCCPLSPHLPAWAVSPQALAEDLRRLARVLKPNVFKLTGGEPFLHPDLPAVLDVVRASGLTEQVSVTTNGFLAQSAPDAVYERLDRMTLSFYTSAPLPERSIARITERCDRHGVHLSVKAIDRFQRITPDAPLTSDAEVRDVFDTCWLKQRCHLVHQGRFFTCTRPPHVATVFAAEHPHLPALVEHDGVPLDDPDLLTRLLAYLERDTPLTTCRHCLGSSGPWEPHAQLPRARAAS, encoded by the coding sequence GTGCGCTACGAGCTTCACGACAGCCGCGTCCTCACCTGGTCCCTGGAGACGCACGTCACCACGCACTGCAACCTGCGTTGCGCTCAGTGCTGCCCGCTGTCGCCGCACCTGCCCGCGTGGGCCGTGTCCCCGCAGGCGCTGGCCGAGGACCTGCGCCGCCTCGCGCGCGTGCTCAAGCCCAACGTCTTCAAGCTCACCGGCGGTGAGCCCTTCCTCCATCCGGACCTGCCCGCCGTGCTGGACGTGGTGCGCGCCTCCGGGCTCACCGAACAGGTGTCCGTCACCACCAACGGCTTCCTCGCGCAGAGCGCTCCCGACGCCGTGTACGAACGGCTCGACCGGATGACGCTGTCGTTCTACACGTCCGCGCCCCTGCCCGAACGCTCCATCGCCCGAATCACCGAGCGCTGCGACCGGCACGGCGTCCACCTCTCGGTGAAGGCCATCGACCGCTTCCAGCGCATCACCCCGGACGCGCCGCTCACGTCCGACGCGGAGGTGCGGGACGTCTTCGACACGTGCTGGCTCAAGCAGCGCTGCCACCTGGTCCACCAGGGCCGCTTCTTCACCTGCACCCGGCCGCCCCACGTCGCCACCGTCTTCGCCGCGGAGCATCCGCACCTGCCCGCGCTCGTCGAACACGATGGCGTTCCGCTCGATGACCCGGACCTGCTCACGCGCCTGCTGGCGTACCTGGAGCGGGACACGCCGCTCACCACCTGCCGCCACTGCCTGGGCTCCAGCGGCCCTTGGGAACCCCACGCGCAGCTGCCGCGTGCTCGCGCCGCTTCCTGA
- a CDS encoding M48 family metalloprotease, with protein MSAGAAFPPEEVERCWRDALALWDVHVQLSPPEPHQPFHPGEATPNEPLAYIDLVRRQVFVHFELLARMGARDSLTAVLAHEIGHHVRFPHTLGWDAELRVLEQRLIPGLGQSLTNLFFDLQVNEFVGRTHAEALCQVYRGFLRTPDGRKKNKKKKEDGDTGGPSPLFCFYLAIYEELWRREPGHLVPEALLPKLEEAYPGFRAQARMFVQTFYALPDPRLQFLYFCAAFIRFIDLPSEVGFCIPLAGDLGTPDEGDLDAAVQSGGRWEDALNEARANGWLDDSHDTKESDPLETIRRATAHLPGNDGGRLRRALVARYYRRLVDQYILKLPASPSKPEPYLRTIPEAWEYGDDPTTIDWTLTVISQGHLAAVAPLRRELEADLPPPSDLGVPALEIYLDTSGSMPNPQQDLNAMTLAAQVLSASALRKGATVRGIIYSADNPIVSPWMYDEETARDFFFHYIGGGTWFPVEVMDELSVERPDALRVVISDSDFLYNMRQENALPRFARAMNRSRRVVAFLALPDDAPARQVMAPVMGSPRFRLATVQWMSDFGRAAAALADALLEK; from the coding sequence ATGAGCGCGGGCGCGGCCTTCCCCCCGGAGGAGGTGGAGCGGTGCTGGCGCGACGCGCTGGCGCTGTGGGACGTGCACGTGCAGTTGAGCCCGCCCGAACCGCACCAGCCCTTCCACCCCGGCGAGGCCACGCCGAACGAACCGCTCGCGTACATCGACCTGGTGCGCCGGCAGGTGTTCGTCCACTTCGAGCTGCTGGCCCGCATGGGCGCGCGCGACAGCCTCACCGCCGTGCTGGCCCATGAAATCGGCCACCACGTGCGCTTCCCGCACACGCTGGGATGGGACGCGGAGCTGCGCGTGCTGGAGCAGCGCCTCATCCCGGGCCTGGGCCAGTCGCTCACCAACCTGTTCTTCGACCTCCAGGTGAACGAGTTCGTGGGGCGCACCCACGCGGAAGCGCTGTGCCAGGTGTACCGGGGCTTCCTGCGCACTCCCGACGGGCGCAAGAAGAACAAGAAGAAGAAGGAGGACGGCGACACGGGCGGGCCGTCCCCGCTGTTCTGCTTCTACCTGGCCATCTACGAGGAACTGTGGCGCAGGGAGCCCGGACACCTGGTGCCCGAGGCCCTGCTGCCGAAGCTGGAGGAGGCCTACCCGGGCTTCCGCGCGCAGGCGCGCATGTTCGTGCAGACGTTCTACGCGCTGCCCGACCCGCGCCTGCAATTCCTCTACTTCTGCGCCGCGTTCATCCGCTTCATCGACCTGCCCTCGGAGGTGGGCTTCTGCATCCCGCTGGCCGGCGACCTCGGCACTCCGGACGAAGGCGACCTGGACGCGGCGGTGCAGTCCGGAGGCCGGTGGGAGGACGCGCTGAACGAGGCCCGCGCGAACGGCTGGCTGGACGACTCTCACGATACGAAGGAGTCGGATCCGCTGGAGACCATCCGCCGCGCGACCGCGCACCTGCCCGGCAATGACGGCGGCAGGCTGCGGCGCGCGCTGGTGGCCCGGTACTACCGGCGGCTCGTGGACCAGTACATCCTCAAGCTCCCCGCTTCGCCCTCGAAGCCGGAGCCCTACCTGCGCACGATTCCAGAGGCGTGGGAGTACGGCGACGACCCGACCACCATCGACTGGACGCTCACGGTGATTTCGCAGGGGCATCTGGCCGCCGTGGCCCCGCTGCGCCGCGAGCTGGAGGCGGACCTGCCGCCGCCGTCGGACCTGGGCGTGCCCGCGCTGGAAATCTACCTGGACACCAGCGGCTCCATGCCCAACCCGCAGCAGGACCTCAACGCGATGACGCTGGCCGCACAGGTGCTGTCGGCCTCCGCGCTGCGCAAGGGCGCCACGGTGCGCGGCATCATCTACTCGGCGGACAACCCCATCGTGTCCCCGTGGATGTACGACGAGGAGACAGCGCGCGACTTCTTCTTCCACTACATCGGTGGAGGGACGTGGTTCCCCGTGGAGGTGATGGACGAGCTGTCCGTGGAGCGGCCGGATGCGCTGCGCGTCGTCATCTCCGACAGCGACTTCCTGTACAACATGCGGCAGGAGAACGCGCTGCCGCGGTTTGCCCGCGCGATGAACCGGTCGCGCCGGGTGGTGGCCTTCCTCGCGCTGCCGGACGACGCCCCCGCGCGGCAGGTGATGGCGCCGGTGATGGGGAGCCCACGCTTCCGGCTGGCGACCGTGCAATGGATGTCTGACTTTGGCCGTGCCGCGGCGGCGCTGGCCGATGCCCTGTTGGAGAAATGA